From the genome of Acidihalobacter aeolianus:
CGCAGGCAATCCGTCGAGAGCGGCGGATTGCCTGAATTTGCGCCATCCGTGCTTCGAATTGCAGCAGAAAATCCCGCGTATTATTTAAATACCCATTGAATTTATGCGGCCAAATCGTCTGGCGCGCAAATTGCTCCCTTCCCGATGTGTTTGTGCAAGTCGGACCGAGGTGAGAAATATGAATTCATGGGACGGTGCATCCAAGATCTACCATTGGCTGCTCTCGTTTGCGATCAGCTTCGAGCTGTTCAGCAGCACGCTGATGTCGGACGTATCCACAAATTCCGCATTTCCCGCGCCCTCCTCCGTCGGCGTATTCGATGCCCACCAGATCGGCGGCATCCTGTGTGCGGTCGTGCTCGGTGCATACCTGCATCGAGTGCGGCGCGATACCAGAGTGCGTGAGCGGCTGTTCCCCTGGCTGCATCGCGGGGGCATGGCTCCCGTCTGGTCGGAAACCCGGGCGTTGCTGCGCGGTCGGCTGCCGCCAGCCGGTGCGGCGGCGGGACTGCCTGGGTTCGTGCACGGTCTCGGGGTGTTGATCATGATCGGCATGGCCCTGACCGGCGTGCTCAACATCCTGCTGCGGCCTGGAGTGACCATTCCGTTCAGCTTCGGCTTTGCGCCGACCTTCTTCATCTATTCGGTCGAGTCGGTGGTGCACAACGCCATCTCGGTGATGGCCTGGGCGTATTGGATCGGCCACGTCGCCTTCGCGGTGATTCATGAGGCCGCCGGTCAGGGTGTGATTCGCGGCATGTTCCTGCCGGCGGAAACGCCCCGCGCGGAAGCCGGCGATACCAGCCTGCGGGAGCCCATGCAATGAGCGGGGCAAGCGTATCCGCACCGCTGCCGGCGCAGCTGCCTCAGGCCCTTACGCGGCTGTGCATCGCCATGCTGTTTGCGCTGCTGACGGTGGATGTGGTGGCAACCCTGGCGATGCACTGGATGCTGCACTGGCCCCTGCATAGTTTGGCGGACTGGCCACAGGCGCTGGCCGGCGTCTATGTGGCGGCGGAATTTCCTTGGTACGTGATCCAGCACGGCGTCACCTCCGTCTTCGGCCTGACCGCATTCGAGGATCGCCTGATCGAGCCCTACCAGGGTTCCATGCCGATCGAGATGCTGGCCATCGCAATACCCGTCGCCTGGGTCATCCTGAGCTATCTCGGGGTGCTCTGGCTCGCCGCACGCGGTCGACGTCTGGCCGACGTTTCCGGTGCCCCGCCGTACACCCTGCGCGGGCTTGCCGTGGGCATGGGCTTCGCGCTGCTGTACGTCGTCGCGATCCTACTGACCGTGCACATCGCCGTGGACGGCTTCGCGGTGCTCGATTTCAAGCTGCTCGCGCGCTGAAGACAGGGCGCATCCCGCCGGGGTTAGAATCGGGGCGTCATCGAATCCGCGAGAGGCCCATGTCGACCACCGATACCCTGGAAACGCTGCGCGAGGCCCTGGAGCGCTTCGCGCAGGAGCGCGAATGGGAACGCTTCCACTCGCCGAAGAACCTCGCCATGGCCCTGTCGGTGGAAGCGGCCGAACTGCTCGAATGCTTCCAGTGGCTGACACCCGAGGAAAGCGCCGCGCCGGATGCCAAGCGGCGACGCGAAATCGAGCACGAGATGGCCGACGTGCTGCTCTACCTGATCCGCCTCGCCGACCGCCTGGACGTCGACCTGCGCGCCGCCGCGCTGCGCAAGCTCGAACTCAACCGCGCCAAGTATCCCGTCGAGCGCGTGCGCGGACAGTCGCGCAAATACGACGAATACGACGAATACGTGCCGCCGGAGGACGGCGACTGAGGCTCAGCCCAGGCGAAGGGCGGCCAGCGCCGCGGTGAGCAGGGCCAGCGGCAGCGCGCCGTAAGGCCAGGCGCGGGCGTAGACGCGCCCCATGCCGCCGGCCAGCCCGGCGAGCGCGACGGCCATTTCGATGCGGATCGGCGAGAGTGCGGTCAGCGCGCTGCCGGCCACGTTCTGTACCGCGGCAAGCCAGGGCAGCAGCGATGTGTGTGTGCCCGCCATCGCCGCCTGCAAGGGCATCATCAAGGCATTGGAGGCCGTGTTGCTTGCCGTTAGCAGTCCGGCAAGGCCACCGAGCAGCGGCGAGGCATAAAGCGCTAAAGAGCCGGCCGCGGCTTGCCAGCCGGCAGCGAGCCGGGTGGGGATGCCGGCGTCGCTCATCAGCTGTGCCATCACCACGAACAGCACGGTGGTACGCACCGCCGGCCAGCCCATGCGCGCGCCTTGCCGCAGCAGCGCCCCCCAGGCAAGCGTGCCGGCCGGCCGCGTGAGGCCGTATGCGAGAGCCGCCGCGCAAAGCCAGAATGGCACTTCGTAGAACGGCGGAAAGGCGGGCCAGCCCGCAGCCGGCTGCCAGACCCACAGATGCTCCAGCATGCGTCGCAGCGGCGGCAGCGCGTGGGTGAACAGCAGCAGCATCACGAGCAGGAGATAGGACGCCGCCGCGCGCGGCGCCGAGCCACTCGGCCGTCGTGGGCCGATGGTCGCGCCAGTGGCGTGCGATGAGCAGGACGCCGGTCGCAAACAGTCCGGCGACGGGTACCGCGATCACGGCATTGCCGAGGATCAGCAATCCCGCGAGGAGACCAGCCCAGCAGAGATCGTCCAGTCGCTGGCGCGGGTTCGGACGCAGACCCTCGGCGGCGGCCAGATGCCAGAACAGGGCGAGATAGCCGGCGAGCAGCAACGCTGTCAGGGCGGCGCTGGCCATGCCAAGCGCGCGCAGATCGATGCCGGCCAGGGCCGCGCCGACGGTGGTGCCAACCGCCATGCCGCCCCAGGGCACCAGCATCTGGCTGTACAGCGCGAGCACGGCAGCCGTAGTTGGCGCAATGCCCAGGCGCAACATCAGCGGCAAGGTCACGACCAGCCCGATCCCGAACCCGGTGGCCGCTTCGAAAAACGGGCCGAGCAGGAAACACAGTGCGAACAGCATCCGGTAGCGCGCCGTGGGTGACAAGCTTCCCGGCGTTGGGTCCGCGGGCTCTGATCGAGCGCGCGCGTGCTCGACGACCTGATGGAACAGCAAGCCTGCGAGGATCACCGAGATGGCCAGCCAGCTCACCCACAGTCCATGCAGGACGGAAACGCCGATCCCGGTGAACGCGGCGTGGACGTCCGGCGCCCCCTGCAGTGCAGCCGGCAGACTGAGGACGGCGCCGGCGAGCGCCGCGGCCCAGATCCCAGCACGGCGGCTGGCGAGCACCGCCAGCAATCCTGCGAAGGGCAGCAGGTCGAGAATCACGCCGCGCCCGGTGCCGCTCCGCATTCGCGTGCGATCAGGGCGAGGTAGGCGTCCTGGATCGCGCGCGTGACCGGGCCGGGGCAGGACGGCAACGCGCGGCCGTCGATCTCGCGCACCGGCAGCAGTTCGGCGGCGGTGCCGGTGAGGAAGCACTCCTCGGCCGTGTGCAGTTCGTAGGGCGCGAGCGAGGCCTCGCGCGCCGGCCGGCCGAGCGCGGCGGCCAGTTCCAGCACGACCGCCCGGGTGACGCCCTCCAGCGCGCCGTCGATACCGGGTGGGGTGAGCAGTTCGCCGCCGCGCACCACGAACACGTTGTCGCCACTGCCTTCGGTCACCCGGCCCTGGGCGTTGAGCAGCAGCGCCTCGTCGGCGCCGGCACGGCTCGCCTCCATCCGCGCGAGGATGTGGTTGAGGTAGTTGAGGCTCTTGATGCGCGGATCGAGGCCGTCCGCCGGCAGGCGCCGGGTGGCCGCGATGGCCACGCGCAGGCCGCGGGTGCGGCTGGATTCGGCGGCGAGCACGATGCGGTCGGCGACGACGAACACGCTGGGCCGAGCGCAGCTGCGCGGATCGATGCCGAGGGTGCCGATGCCGCGCGTCGCCACGAGACGCAGATAGCCGTCATCGAGCGGGCAGGCGGCGATGGTCTCGTGCACCGCCGCCGTCAGCGCCTCGGCGTCGTAGGGCAGTTCCAGGGCGATGGCGCGTACCGAACGCAGCAGTCGGTCGAGGTGCGCCTGCAGGCGGAACGGACGGCGGGCGTAGAAGCGGATGCCCTCGAACACGCCGTCGCCATAGAGCAGGCCGTGGTCGTAGACCGAGATCTGCGGCGCGGCGGGATCGACCAGGCGGCCGTTGAACCAGCAGCGCGCAACGCTTTGCTCAGGCATGCAGCACCCCCGTGAACACCGTCACCGCGCGCCCGCCGATGCGCACGCGGTCACCGTCCAGTGCCAGCGAAAGCCGGCCGCCGCGTGCCGAGACCTGGTAGGCGTTCAACCGGTCGCGGTCGAGTTCGGCGGCCCAGTAGGGGGCGAGCGTGCAGTGCGCCGAGCCGGTGACCGGGTCTTCGTCGATCCCGACCTGCGGGCCGAAGAAGCGCGAGACGAAGTCGCGGTCGGGCTTGTCGCCCGCCGCGGTCACGATGATGCCGCGTGCCTTGATCCGGCGCAGCGCGGCGAAGTCCGGGGTCAGCCCGCGCACGCTCGCGGCGTCGGCGAGGCGCACCACGAGGTCGACCCGTCCCTGCAGCACCGCGACCGGCTCGGCGCCCAGTGCCGCCGCGAGTCCGGCGGGGGCTGTGCAGGGCGCCGGGGGATCGGCCGGAAAGTCCATTTCGTAACCCTCGTCGCGGCAGCCGACGGTCAGCAGGCCGCTGCGCGTGTGGAAGCGCGCCGGCGTAGCCGCGGCCAGCGTTTCCGTCTCGAACAGCACATGCGCGCTCGCCAGGGTGGCGTGCCCGCACAGATCCACCTCCACCGCGGGCGTGAACCAGCGCAGGTCGAAACCGTCCTCGGCGGGGCTGACGAAGGCGGTTTCCGAGAGGTTCATTTCGGCGGCGACCTGCTGCATCCAGGCGGGCTCGGCGGGCGCGTCGAGCAGGCACACGGCGGCTGGATTGCCGGAGAACGGGCGGTCGGCGAAGGCATCGACCTGGAACAGTCGGAGGTCACGGCGCATGGCTGGGTCCTGGCGGGTTTGTGTCGTCACACTGTAGCGGCCATACTTGCGATGGTACAGATTCAGAAACTTTTAAAATGAACCGATACAGTTTCAATGCCCCGCCAACTGTACCCCTTGCGGGGGCGGCGTTCTGTACCGCCCCGGAGGCCGCATGAGCGCGAGCGTGCCGGGCGTGCTCTACCAGCGGGTCGCCGCACAGATCGCCGAACGCATCGAGCGGATGCAGTACGCGCCCGGCGAGCGCCTGCCGGGCGTGCGCAAGCTGAGCCGGCAGTTCGGCGTCAGCGTGGGCACGGTGGTGCAGGCGCAGCAGCTGCTGGAGGACCAGGGGCGCATCGAGGCGCGGCCGCGCGCGGGCCATTTCGTGCGCGCCCGCACCGCCCTGCCGTCGCCGCCCTCGCCGTCGCTCCCGCAGTCGCGGCCGACCCTGGTCAGCGGGCAGGCCATGGCGCTGCGCCTGGTGCAGGCGACGCACGAACCGGGCGTCGTGTCCTTCGGCGCCGCGGTGCCCGCCGAAGGCTTCCTGCCGGTGCAGGCCGAACGCGCCGCGCTGCGCCGTACGATGACGCACTACGCCGAACGCGCGACGGCCTATGCCTTCCCGCCGGGCGTGCCCGAACTGCGCGTGCAGATCGCCCGGCGCATGGCCGAGGCCGGCTGCGCAGTCGATCCCGACGAGGTGATCGTCACCAGCGGCTGCCAGGAGGCGCTGACCCTGGCGCTGCGCGCGACCACCGCGCCCGGCGACGTGGTCGCGATCGAGTCGCCGACCTTCTACGGCCTGCTGCAGGTCATCGAATCGCTCGGCCTCAAGGCGCTGGAGGTGCCCACAGATCCCGAACGCGGCATATCGCTGGAGGCGCTGCAGGTGGTGCTCGAACGCTGGCCGGTCAAGGCCTGCGTGCTGGTGGCCAACCACAGCAACCCGCTCGGCTACTGCATGCCGGTCGAACGCAAGCACGCGCTGCTCGAACTGCTCGGCGCGCACGACGTGCCGCTGATCGAGGACGATATCTGGGGCGATCTCGGCTTCGGCCACGAGCGTCCGCCGGCGGTGCTCGCGGGCGACCGCGACGGTCGCGTGCTGTACTGCTCGTCCTTCTCCAAGACCCTGTCGCCCGGTCTGCGCGTGGGCTGGATCGTGCCCGGTCGCTACCGCGAGCCGGTCAGCTACTACAAGTACGTCAGCAACCTCGCCACCGCCACGCTGCCGCAGCTCGCGGTCGCCGAGCTGCTCGCGCAGGGCGGCTACGAGCGCCATCTGCGCCGGGTGCGCGGCGAATACGCGACCCACGTCGCGCGTCTCAGCGACGCGGTGGCCGAATACTTTCCGCCGGGCACGCGCATGACGCGACCGCAGGGCGGCTGCGTGCTGTGGGTCGAGCTGCCGCACGCCATCGACAGCCTCGCGCTGCACGAGCGCGCGCGGGCACGCAGAATCAGCATCGCGCCCGGACCGATGTTCTCGGCCACCGGGCGCTACCGCTCCTTCATTCGTCTCAACGCCGCGCTGCCCTGGGGCCGCGCCGTCGAGCAGGCGGTGTTCATTCTCGGCGACCTCGCGCGCCAGCTTGCCGAGGAGGCGTGAGGGAACCCGTCCGCCGCTTGCTTGACCAACTAGACACCAACCCACGCTGCGGACCGCGCCCGGTCTGCACAAACCGAAGAGAGGCCGCCATGGCATCGACCGAGGAATCCCTGCAGGACAGCCGCGACGTCACCCTGACGCTCGGACGCGAACAGCTCGTCATCCATCAGCGCTACGAAACCGCCAGCATTTTCAACGACTTCCTGATCGCCATCTGGTTTCTGGTCGGCAGCGTTTTTTTCCTCTACCCCTCGCTGACCCACATCGGCACCTGGCTGTTCATCCTCGGCAGCGCGCAGTTCCTCGCGCGGCCGATGATCCGTCTGGCGCACCACGTCTATCTGCGCCGGGTGCCACACGGCGGCTGGGACATGTAGGCCTTCGGCCCCGGCGGCCTGTGCCGCCGGGGTTGCCATCGGCCCGGTCAGCGGTTATAAATCGGGCCATGAACACCCGCATTCACACGTTCGACGCACTGCGACTGCGCTAGCCGGCCTCCCCAGGGAGCGTCGGCCCACCGCGTTTTAGCCGTCGAACACACAGAATGCGTCCATGAAATCCATCCCCTCCAAATTGTTTGCCCACGCCGACCTGCGCACCGCGCAGTCGCGTTCGCGCGTGGGCGCGGCGAGCCCCGAGCTTGCCCTGCGTCTAGCCCTTCTGCGACTGAGATAGGGTCGGCGGCCTGGCGCGTGCGCGCATGGCCACCGGCCCCAGCCCTGGTTCACCCCCTCAATCTCAGTTTCAGGAGTACGCCATGAATTTCGATCCCCAGGGCAAATACCGCCCCTTCGAGCCCGTCTACCTGCCGGACCGACAGTGGCCCACGCGCGTCTGCCGCGAGGCGCCGGTGTGGTGCAGCGTCGACCTGCGCGACGGCAACCAGGCGCTCATCGAGCCGATGAACCACGACCGCAAGGCGCGCATGTTCGCGCTGCTGGTGCGCCGCGGCTTCAAGGAGATCGAGGTCGGCTTCCCGGCCGCCTCGCAGACCGACTTCGACTTCGTCCGCTGGCTGATCGAGAGCGACCGGATCCCCGAGGACGTCACCATCCAGGTGCTCACGCAGGCGCGCGACGCGCTCATCGAGCGCACCTTCGAGGCCCTGCGCGGCGCGCGCCGGGCCATCGTGCACCTCTACAACTCCACCTCGCCGGTGCAGCGCCGCGTGGTCTTCGGCCTCGACCGCGCCGGCGTGATCGACATCGCGGTGCGCGGGGCCGAACGGGTGCGGGTCTGCGCCGAGGCCCAGCCGGAGACCGACTGGGTGTTCCAGTATTCGCCGGAAAGCTTCACCGCGACCGAACTGGATTTCGCGGTGGAAATCTGCGACGCGGTCAACGCCGTGTGGCGACCCACGCCCGCGCGCAAGACCATCATCAACCTGCCCGCGACCGTGGAGGTGTCCACGCCCAACGGCTTCGCCGACCAGGTGGAGTGGTTCGGCCGCCACGTGCGCGACCGCGACGCCATCGTGCTCAGCGTGCACCCGCACAACGACCGCGGCTGCGGCGTGGCCGCCGCCGAACTGGCGATGCTCGCCGGCGCCGAGCGCGTCGAGGGGACCCTGTTCGGCAACGGCGAGCGCACCGGCAACGTCGACGTCGTCACCCTGGCGCTCAACCTCTACACCCAGGGCGTCGACCCGCGTCTCGACATGGGCGAGATCAACGAACTGGTGCGCGTGGCCGAATACTGCAACCAGCTTCCGGTGCACCCGCGCCACCCCTATGCCGGCGAACTGGTGTTCACCGCCTTCTCCGGCTCGCACCAGGACGCCATCCGCAAGGGCTTCGCGGCGCAGCGCGCTGATGCGGCCTGGGAGGTGCCCTATCTGCCCATCGACCCGGCCGACCTCGGGCGCAGCTACGAGGCGGTGATCCGGGTCAACAGCCAGTCCGGCAAGGGCGGCGTGGCCTACCTGCTGGAGCAGGACTACGGCATCAGCCTGCCGCGCCGGCTGCAGATCGAGTTCGCCCGGGTGGTGCAGCGCGAGGCCGACGCGAGCGGCGCCGAACTGGGCTCGGCCGACCTGTGGCGCCTGTTCCAGGCCGAATACCTCGCCGGCGGCACGATCGAATTGCGCGGCTACCGCGAACAGCGGGATGATCGCGGAGCGGTCAGGCTTTCCGCCACCCTGTCCGTGGACGGACGCGAGCGCCTGCTCACCGGCCACGGCAAGGGCTCGGTCGACGCCTACGTGCACGTGCTCGAACAGGCGACCGGCGCCGCCATCCGGCTGGTCGACTACCGCGAGCACGGCGCCGGCCCTGGCGCTGACGCCCGTGCCGTCGCCTACGTCGAGATCGCGGCGGCGGACGGCACGGTGTTCGGCGTGGGGCTGCACGACGATGTGCTCAGCGCCTCGATCGACGCCGTGACCTCGGCGGTCAACCGCGCGCTGGCGGCCGGCAGTCTGGCGACGGACGCGGACGCGCGCGACGCCGCACCTTAGAAAACGCAGACGGCGCGCCGGCCATGAGCCGGTGCGCCGACAGGAGAAGCGCCATGTACCTGCCTGCCGCCTTCCGCGAGGAAGACCCCCAGCGCATCGATGCCCTGCTGCGCGCCCATCCGCTGGCCCTGCTCGTTAGCGGGAGCGGCGCGGACGGGCCGCACGTCAGCCACGTGCCCCTGCTGCGCGAGGATATGGGCGGCCCCGGGGACCGGCTGATCGGCCATTTCGCGCGGGCCAATCCTCATGCGACGGCCTTCGATGACGGCGACGCGGTGCTGGCCGTGTTCCGCGGACCGGATGCCTACGTCTCGCCGCTCTGGTACGCGTCGCCCGGCGTGCCGACCTGGAACTTCGCGGCGGTGCACGTGCACGGCCGCATCCGTCGGGTCACCGACCGCGAGGCGCTAAGCGCGCTGATCGGCCGCCTGGCAGCGGCCTTCGAGGCGGATGTCGGCGAAGACTGGCGCTGGGGCGGCAGCGGCGATCCACAGGCCGGAAAGCTCGACTACATCGTCGGCTTCGAAATCGCCATCGAGCGCGTCGAGGCCAAGTTCAAGCTGAGCCAGAACCGGTCCGCGGAGGACCGACATAAGCTCGCCGAACGGCTGGCGGCCTCCCCGCGCGAGGCGGACCGGACTGTGGCGGCGATGATGACGGAAAACGAACGGACGCAAACGCAAAAGGAGTGAAGCGGTGTCGACGGAAGGCGGTGTGGTGACGGGAGACGATCTGACGGCTGCGGACAGCGCAACGGCGTGGCGCACGGTCGAGCGGCTCAATGACGCGCAGATCGACCAACTGGTGGACCTCTACCGGGGCGAATCCTGGTGCGCAAACCGCCGACTCGAGGATGTCGAACGCATGCTCGCGCACACCGACGTGATCGTTGCCCTCGTCGAAGGCCCGGACGACGCCCTCGTCGGCTTCGCCCGCGTGCTCACCGATTTCGTCTACCGCGCCACGCTCTACGACGTCATCGTCCGAGCCGACCGGCGCGGCAGCGGTCTCGGCGCCGAGCTGCTGGATCGCGTGGTCAACACCCCCTCGCCTGCGAGGTGGATTACATCGACCTGTTCTGCGGCCCGAGAATGATCCCGTTTTATCGCCGGTGGGGGTTAGTGAGACATGGGGCGTGTTTGATGATGCGGAGAGAGGGAGGGTGATGTGGGGGGGGTGGTAGAGGGATTGGTCGGCTATCGACCCCTCCAGTCGATCACGTGTCGGGATGCGTAGAAGGCTCCAATTCCACAGCGGGCGTTCAATACCTGAGTTCAGGTGTGTGTTGAGACGACGACCATTTTCACTCCCAGTTCACTGCTTCATTTAGCCCTGCATCGAAAACGGCTTCAAAGAACGAGACAAGCGCGTAGGCAGACTTCTCAACGAAGTAGTAGTCAAACTTGAAATCCATTCTTCGCTAAATTTCAATCAGCTCCGGAGCGATTGCCGCAAGTCCACCAAGGCGTGTTTACATTTGGCCAAGGCGCAGCATTCGAGCAAAGCCACAAATGGGTCACAACGCGAGCCGGCAACGGTAAAACTCGAATGTAACTTTACTCCGCTCCAGGGGGTCGAGAGAAAGGGTCTCGACGGCTATGTAACATTAACCAAGAAGTCGAGACTTGCTTTCAGGTGCGTGCCATGGCCACGGCCATGTTGTCCAGCATGACCACGAGACATGGCATTTGCGTGCGCCGATCGTGCTGTTCGCTATGCCTTAGCGATCGGGCTTCCCGGGTCAAAGCCGATGGAATAGCGCTCACGGTGAGTAATCGACACTGCGGGAAAAGAAGTGCCGACTGACGCCCCCAATAAGCTTTTCCGCACCGAAGCATTGGTGCGGCACGAGCGGAGCTGGCTGGGTCGGGTGCGCGTACAGTCCCCCGTAAGCCACTCCGTCTATGCCGCTTTGGCGCTGGCGCTGACGCTGGCGGTCGCGGCTCTTCTGATCTTTGGACGTTACACCCGGCACCTCAGCGTGAGCGGTATGCTGGTGCCCAGCCAGGGTCTACTCGATGTATCGGTGCCGCTTTCAGGCACGGTGGAGAAGGTCATGGTGCGCTCGGGCGAGACCGTGCCATACGGTGCGCCTCTGATGGAGGTTGCGGTGCATCTGGACAGCCCCGCCGTGGGACAGATCGGCACCGTGATCGCGCAGGCGCTGGGCGAAGAAAAGAATCTCCTGCTGGATAATCTGCAGACGCAGAGATCCGTGTTCGATATCCAGCGCCGCATGCTGACCGGCAAGCTGAAGGATTTGCAGGTACAGCGTGCTCAGGTGGACGCCGAGATCGGCGTGCAGCGCGAAGACGTCGCCACCACCGAGAAAATCCTGAAAGAGTTCCTCAGCGTCAAGCAGCGCGGCCTGGTCTCCGATCCGGAGTTGGAGCAACAACAGCTCACCGTCTACTCCGCCAAGAACCGGCTGCAGGAGCTGCGCGGACAGCACACCGCCTTGACTCAGCAGATCGATGCCGCTCGGCATCAACTGGCGGAACTGCCGCTGAACGCACGCAATCAGGAGAACGCCATCCGCGACAAGCTGGAAACGCTGCGCCAGAGCCTCGCCAAGACGGCCGAAGGCCGTAGCTTACTGTTGCGTGCGTCATCGGCGGGCGTCGTTTCAGCGCTTACGGTCAACCCGGGCC
Proteins encoded in this window:
- a CDS encoding cytochrome b/b6 domain-containing protein, producing MNSWDGASKIYHWLLSFAISFELFSSTLMSDVSTNSAFPAPSSVGVFDAHQIGGILCAVVLGAYLHRVRRDTRVRERLFPWLHRGGMAPVWSETRALLRGRLPPAGAAAGLPGFVHGLGVLIMIGMALTGVLNILLRPGVTIPFSFGFAPTFFIYSVESVVHNAISVMAWAYWIGHVAFAVIHEAAGQGVIRGMFLPAETPRAEAGDTSLREPMQ
- a CDS encoding nucleotide pyrophosphohydrolase; translation: MSTTDTLETLREALERFAQEREWERFHSPKNLAMALSVEAAELLECFQWLTPEESAAPDAKRRREIEHEMADVLLYLIRLADRLDVDLRAAALRKLELNRAKYPVERVRGQSRKYDEYDEYVPPEDGD
- a CDS encoding L-lactate permease, whose translation is MLLLFTHALPPLRRMLEHLWVWQPAAGWPAFPPFYEVPFWLCAAALAYGLTRPAGTLAWGALLRQGARMGWPAVRTTVLFVVMAQLMSDAGIPTRLAAGWQAAAGSLALYASPLLGGLAGLLTASNTASNALMMPLQAAMAGTHTSLLPWLAAVQNVAGSALTALSPIRIEMAVALAGLAGGMGRVYARAWPYGALPLALLTAALAALRLG
- the ilvE gene encoding branched-chain-amino-acid transaminase; this translates as MPEQSVARCWFNGRLVDPAAPQISVYDHGLLYGDGVFEGIRFYARRPFRLQAHLDRLLRSVRAIALELPYDAEALTAAVHETIAACPLDDGYLRLVATRGIGTLGIDPRSCARPSVFVVADRIVLAAESSRTRGLRVAIAATRRLPADGLDPRIKSLNYLNHILARMEASRAGADEALLLNAQGRVTEGSGDNVFVVRGGELLTPPGIDGALEGVTRAVVLELAAALGRPAREASLAPYELHTAEECFLTGTAAELLPVREIDGRALPSCPGPVTRAIQDAYLALIARECGAAPGAA
- a CDS encoding PhzF family phenazine biosynthesis protein yields the protein MRRDLRLFQVDAFADRPFSGNPAAVCLLDAPAEPAWMQQVAAEMNLSETAFVSPAEDGFDLRWFTPAVEVDLCGHATLASAHVLFETETLAAATPARFHTRSGLLTVGCRDEGYEMDFPADPPAPCTAPAGLAAALGAEPVAVLQGRVDLVVRLADAASVRGLTPDFAALRRIKARGIIVTAAGDKPDRDFVSRFFGPQVGIDEDPVTGSAHCTLAPYWAAELDRDRLNAYQVSARGGRLSLALDGDRVRIGGRAVTVFTGVLHA
- a CDS encoding aminotransferase-like domain-containing protein, which encodes MSASVPGVLYQRVAAQIAERIERMQYAPGERLPGVRKLSRQFGVSVGTVVQAQQLLEDQGRIEARPRAGHFVRARTALPSPPSPSLPQSRPTLVSGQAMALRLVQATHEPGVVSFGAAVPAEGFLPVQAERAALRRTMTHYAERATAYAFPPGVPELRVQIARRMAEAGCAVDPDEVIVTSGCQEALTLALRATTAPGDVVAIESPTFYGLLQVIESLGLKALEVPTDPERGISLEALQVVLERWPVKACVLVANHSNPLGYCMPVERKHALLELLGAHDVPLIEDDIWGDLGFGHERPPAVLAGDRDGRVLYCSSFSKTLSPGLRVGWIVPGRYREPVSYYKYVSNLATATLPQLAVAELLAQGGYERHLRRVRGEYATHVARLSDAVAEYFPPGTRMTRPQGGCVLWVELPHAIDSLALHERARARRISIAPGPMFSATGRYRSFIRLNAALPWGRAVEQAVFILGDLARQLAEEA
- a CDS encoding YrhK family protein produces the protein MASTEESLQDSRDVTLTLGREQLVIHQRYETASIFNDFLIAIWFLVGSVFFLYPSLTHIGTWLFILGSAQFLARPMIRLAHHVYLRRVPHGGWDM
- the leuA gene encoding 2-isopropylmalate synthase yields the protein MNFDPQGKYRPFEPVYLPDRQWPTRVCREAPVWCSVDLRDGNQALIEPMNHDRKARMFALLVRRGFKEIEVGFPAASQTDFDFVRWLIESDRIPEDVTIQVLTQARDALIERTFEALRGARRAIVHLYNSTSPVQRRVVFGLDRAGVIDIAVRGAERVRVCAEAQPETDWVFQYSPESFTATELDFAVEICDAVNAVWRPTPARKTIINLPATVEVSTPNGFADQVEWFGRHVRDRDAIVLSVHPHNDRGCGVAAAELAMLAGAERVEGTLFGNGERTGNVDVVTLALNLYTQGVDPRLDMGEINELVRVAEYCNQLPVHPRHPYAGELVFTAFSGSHQDAIRKGFAAQRADAAWEVPYLPIDPADLGRSYEAVIRVNSQSGKGGVAYLLEQDYGISLPRRLQIEFARVVQREADASGAELGSADLWRLFQAEYLAGGTIELRGYREQRDDRGAVRLSATLSVDGRERLLTGHGKGSVDAYVHVLEQATGAAIRLVDYREHGAGPGADARAVAYVEIAAADGTVFGVGLHDDVLSASIDAVTSAVNRALAAGSLATDADARDAAP
- a CDS encoding FMN-binding negative transcriptional regulator, translated to MSRCADRRSAMYLPAAFREEDPQRIDALLRAHPLALLVSGSGADGPHVSHVPLLREDMGGPGDRLIGHFARANPHATAFDDGDAVLAVFRGPDAYVSPLWYASPGVPTWNFAAVHVHGRIRRVTDREALSALIGRLAAAFEADVGEDWRWGGSGDPQAGKLDYIVGFEIAIERVEAKFKLSQNRSAEDRHKLAERLAASPREADRTVAAMMTENERTQTQKE
- a CDS encoding GNAT family N-acetyltransferase, with product MSTEGGVVTGDDLTAADSATAWRTVERLNDAQIDQLVDLYRGESWCANRRLEDVERMLAHTDVIVALVEGPDDALVGFARVLTDFVYRATLYDVIVRADRRGSGLGAELLDRVVNTPSPARWITSTCSAARE
- a CDS encoding HlyD family secretion protein, yielding MPTDAPNKLFRTEALVRHERSWLGRVRVQSPVSHSVYAALALALTLAVAALLIFGRYTRHLSVSGMLVPSQGLLDVSVPLSGTVEKVMVRSGETVPYGAPLMEVAVHLDSPAVGQIGTVIAQALGEEKNLLLDNLQTQRSVFDIQRRMLTGKLKDLQVQRAQVDAEIGVQREDVATTEKILKEFLSVKQRGLVSDPELEQQQLTVYSAKNRLQELRGQHTALTQQIDAARHQLAELPLNARNQENAIRDKLETLRQSLAKTAEGRSLLLRASSAGVVSALTVNPGQAVSAGASVLSITPGHDPLEAQLLVPSRAVGFLHTGSTVLLHYAAFPYREFGAFRGTVRSISPSALTPAEITTLTAGGRSNVPLYRVMVSLHDTAVTVGGRPAPLRAGMQLQAEVTLNRLRLIQWVFEPLYGLGHGFLSGKPASAPAAKPANAAHEGAS